The Tatumella ptyseos genome segment CGAGACTTCAATGATTGGCGCATCATCAAAATGTTTGGAAAAACGCTCTGGGTCAATCGTCGCTGAGGTAATAATAACTTTTAAATCAGGACGTTTGGGTAATAGCTCTCGTAAATAACCTAATAGAAAATCAATATTTAGACTACGTTCATGAGCTTCATCGATAATGATGGTATCGTACTGTAGCAACCGTTTATCTTGTTGAATTTCGGCCAGTAAAATACCATCTGTCATCAATTTGATATGTGTCTGATCCGAAATTTGGTCGGTAAAACGAACTCGGTAGCCGACGACTCCCCCTAAGGAAGTGCCAAGCTCTTCAGCAATACGGTTCGCCACCGTACGTGCCGCTAAACGACGTGGCTGTGTGTGGCCAATAAGGCCTTGGCGTCCGCGCCCAAGTGCCAGACAGATTTTCGGGATCTGTGTCGTTTTTCCTGATCCGGTTTCGCCTGCAATAATCACTACTTGATGATGAGAGATCGCTTCAGCAATCGCCTGTTGTTTTTGGCTAACCGGGAGATTGTCGGGAAAATGAATAGTAGCTGGACGGCTGGCATCATGGCTCACCATCCGCTGCTCAGCCGCAATGAGTTCTTGCTCAATTTTATCAATGACTGCCTGTTGCGACTCAGGTCGAGTAATCTTATCGATACCCCTCAATCGCCGACGCAAATGCTGACGATCACGAAATGAAACCTGCTCGCTGCGTGTCCACAGAGAGGAAAGAGTCGTCGATTCAGTTTTAGACATAGAACGGTATTACCTTGAAAAGTAAGCAACGTAGGGTTCAATTTGGTGCCAGGCAATAAAAGCCTCGATTGCTCGGATTATAGCATAAGTCAGCGTTAAACGGCAGGCGGTAACGGCGCTGAGACGGAGGTTATCGATAAAGAGAATTATTCAGAAATTTTGAAGATAGGCATCGAAAAGATTAGCTTTTTTCTCGCCACCTTTCCCCCTATAGTAATGATAATTAACCGTTTCATAAGGAAATATCATGAGCAAAGTATTAGTCCTTAAGTCGAGCATTCTCGCCGAGTATTCACAATCATCTCTCTTGGCCGATTATTATGCGGAAACCGCGATCGCCAAAGGTGACAGTGTCACAGTTCGTGATTTAGCGGCAAACCCTATTCCCGTGCTCGATGGTGAATTAGTAGGTGCCTTACGCCCAAGCGATGCGCCACTGAGTGAACGTCAACAACAGGCGCTAGCCCTTTCTGATGAGTTAATTACCGAATTACAAGCTCATGACATCATCGTATTCGCTGCGCCGATGTATAACTTCAATATTTCAACGCAATTAAAGACCTATTTTGATTTGATTGCTCGTGCTGGCGTGACTTTCCGTTATACGGAGACCGGACCTGAAGGCTTAGTCACTGGCAAAAAAGCGGTTGTACTCTCCACTCGCGGCGGCATCCACAAAGATACACCGACCGATTTAGTGACCCCTTACCTTGCATTATTCCTTGGCTTCATTGGTATTACCGATGTGAAAACTATCTTAGCTGAAGGGATTGCCTATGGTCCTGAGGTTGCGGCTAAAGCGATTGAGGAAGCTAAAGCCGAAATTAAACAAATAGTGTAATTCGGTCGTTTCCCAATACAAAGCGCCTTAATTGGCGCTTTTTGTTGTGGACTGACCGGGGGCTTGCATTTTTTCAGGCGTTTTTTCTGCTTGTCGCTGCTTGAGAAGTCGCTCCACCTCTGGATCAGCTTTTATCGTGATGTCGTGGTCAACCTTCACATTCATATTAATCGTAATCGGCTCTTTAGGTGCCGCCACTTCAATTTTTGGGATACAACCCACTAATAGGGTCGAAACGCCAAGCAGTACAATGAAGCCTAATCTCATTGTGCATTTTCCTTATTTGCAGGCAGTCGAGTTTGCTCCTCTAACCACGACTGTAAATTATCGCCATAGCTCAAACTACGCCATAGCATAAAGATATTTTCGGTATGTTGATAATTGAGGTTAACGCGCTGTCTTTTGTCATCGAAACGACTCGTACCATGGATCTGCGATTTCATCACCATATCCCCTTTGGCACTCACAT includes the following:
- a CDS encoding FMN-dependent NADH-azoreductase; the protein is MSKVLVLKSSILAEYSQSSLLADYYAETAIAKGDSVTVRDLAANPIPVLDGELVGALRPSDAPLSERQQQALALSDELITELQAHDIIVFAAPMYNFNISTQLKTYFDLIARAGVTFRYTETGPEGLVTGKKAVVLSTRGGIHKDTPTDLVTPYLALFLGFIGITDVKTILAEGIAYGPEVAAKAIEEAKAEIKQIV